A segment of the Plectropomus leopardus isolate mb unplaced genomic scaffold, YSFRI_Pleo_2.0 unplaced_scaffold6874, whole genome shotgun sequence genome:
GAGCAACAAATTCTTCtaaatcaaaatgaatatttttgatGGGGCACGTTGGCTCGGCTTTGACGTGTTGTCAAAGATTGTGCAAActgattttgtgtctgtctctgtgcccGACTGTCTCTCTCGTAGCCGCAGAACAGGCCACTACACAGTCCAACAGAACCAGAACGCACATCATGGAGACAGATCTGGATCCTCCACCACCATCAGCAGCACGAAAACCTCCAGCACTGACCCACCGCCGCTACTCAACCCAAGTGTTGGCGTGTGCCCTAAACCTCAGCCCCCCTCCAGCCCGAAGTCCGGCTCCAGCCCCAAACACAGTCCCAACTCCAGGTCCAGAGCGCGGCCACCGTGTCAGCGCTGCAACTCACAGGTAGGATTTGACGGCCaaactcaccagactccatttaaattcacaataattTAAGCGTGTGTAGAGCCTGCATATTTCTACATCTTATTGCGTGAATTTGAcgtttattttaaccaaaccagagttggtgattgtttgaACAATGGAAAGAggaacaaagctgttttttcttagttttattttgtttttgtcgactttgaatgaagtgtgttttactatgataaaattactgtttttttaaatggagtctggtgactttgGTGACAGCGATTTTGGGGCTTGTTCTTGTTAAACAGGAGGGATTTTAGTCATTCTGTCtttgtagggatcctttccacaATGTTGTCAAACAGTAATAGTAcaaatctgagcctgtcagtggcaaaaacaagcagtataaatggatgtaaactgacGGTGCACAAATGCTtggagtggttacattgcagcctgcaGTCTCGCTCCAAAATGGGCTTATTTCAAACACTATTGTCACGTCcatcagagagacaaaaaacatgggaaaatagattccaggtttaaaaaaggaaaagttaccctttaatttTCAGCTGTAGGGTTCTTATTTTTAGGGAAATCTTGAGCCCAAATGAGGTAATTAAgtgtttctgctctgtgtttttcaaagctGTTATTAATGAAATCGCATAAACTAAACTGTGCACTGTAAATGTTCTGCTGCCTTCAGCCTCTCAATGTTTGGATTTTTGCAAGTTGCACTGCTGCtgtatatcattttaaatgacagaaaaaaatcacaaaataaagttaccatTCAGAGAATACAAAAGTCATTAAAGTCATTACACCTTTAAAAATAACCCAGTTTCATTATTAAACTATTTTATGACTCGTTGTTGTTTGCCTTCCTTAAAAAATCATCCTCATATGTTGGTTATCGGCTGTTAGTGGTGGTTGGATTCACAGGCAACgaccttttttttactgtcgCACAAGCTCAGGGTAAGAATGTCTGCTGTAAACGTCTAAATCGTAACTTAAAATTTTACAGGGGGTTTGGTTGGCAGACATTCAGATGTTGTCCCTCATATGTTTGGAATAATTTACAGCTCTGAGGGACGGCTGTACTTTCAGCGTCACAGATGATTGCTCTGAGCTCAACAACATATCGACATAATCCTACAAATTAACTCAAATGAAATGCCTTTTTAGGAAAAGCGGAGGGAGCTGGAGAAACATGCACCAATGTGTGTTTAAATTCCAGGTGTTTTATGGCCACTTTTGAGACTGACTATAAATATTGTGCTGTGattcaatctttttttctgtgcgtCATTTCTGAGAGATTTCCTTTTAATTCAGTACAGGAACAAGATATGAAACCCAAACGGGAACTTGAAACTAAATAGCAAAATCCTCATTTGTATATATGTGTCTTTACATGTCTTGCAGGACTCTCTGGACGAGCTGGAGATGGACGACTATTGGAAGGAGGTGGAGAATATCACTCGctctggaggaggagcagggaggggaGAAGGTGGTGGAGAAGGGGAagcgcaggaggaggagcagcagaaaatTCCTGAGGGTAGGATACTCCGTGTCCATGGACAGACCTGCAAGAGACATAaatctcctccttttctttcatcTGCTGGTGTACAGTTCTTGATTTACAGCAGGGACACGTAACCTGCTTTTATAAAATGACAAGTCTCAGCAGCACCATGCaagtttgaggattttaggatatttgtaggattttaggacatttctcggattttaggacatttttttgatttcaggacatttttaggattttaggacgtttcttggactTAAACACAGTAGgtgcttagctaggacctctgtcgggggtgcggggatcctccactggcatttttgttttataaataagctctattttgatactgttttattccctctggcaccttatgtaaactataagtacaaaaacaattcccagtgtgaatcactttatttcatcttgaattacaaaatggtttgggggcACCTGGCACCcgatcgggggccagatttaaGTATAGGATTTGAATATCTATTCAGTTTCACTGCCATAGACTCATATGTTAagatgcccaactttacagcagaaataagcatgtttacaGCTGGTACAGCTTCACCCGCTTGTCCACGTAtagtcacttttggctccaaaacaaCCAAGGTGGCAACAgccgaaatgccaaactcaaaaTGACGGAGGTCATAGTAGctacattcattattttattcagtttatgcACTGTGCAGCCAACACTGTGCCAACACTGTGCACACCTGGTCACCTGCAGGGAGCCGAAGAGTCACCTGCAGGGCAAAGTCTAAAAAATAACTGGCGGTGTCTCAGCCGTCACTA
Coding sequences within it:
- the LOC121939962 gene encoding rho GTPase-activating protein 18-like, producing MNIFDGARWLGFDVLSKIVQTDFVSVSVPDCLSRSRRTGHYTVQQNQNAHHGDRSGSSTTISSTKTSSTDPPPLLNPSVGVCPKPQPPSSPKSGSSPKHSPNSRSRARPPCQRCNSQDSLDELEMDDYWKEVENITRSGGGAGRGEGGGEGEAQEEEQQKIPEEGEQEEAWLTEAGLARLFDDSIAADQDQEEDSAVFLSTLTRSQAAAVERRVTSLQQTLLRRRNRQHVPDVRDIFRPPEKDEEPSKLKGGSENGQKDVTSV